The DNA region CATCGAAGAGGCGCGGAAAATGGCGACCACCGTCGATTCGGTTCAGGCACTGAGCGACGTGCCGGCGGCGGCGCATCGCTACCTCGTGCAGCATGCATTGCCGCTGCAGGCGATCGCCTGGCAAACGCTGCAGGAGCTGCACTGGGCCGAAGCTGGCCTCAGCGTCGAATTCCGCAAGCCGCAAGACGGCGACGTGGTCGGTCTCACCGGCTGCTTCTGCGCCACCGCCGAGACCGGCACGCTCGTGTTGCTGTCCGGACCGGAAACATATGCGTCGGCCGGTCTGCTGCCGGAGACGCACATTGCCATCGTGCCGGCTTCGCGCATCGTCTCGGGTCATGAAGAGGCGTTCGGACTGATCCGTAAAGAACGCGGCGAACTTCCGCGCGCGGTCAATTTCGTCTCCGGGCCTTCGCGTACCGGCGATATCGAGCAAACCATCGTGCTCGGCGCGCATGGGCCTTACCGGGTGCATGTAATCGTCGTGCAGGGCGCCTGAGCGGCAAGCGCGGCGGTGCCGCGGGTCGCCTGGTTTCAGGCGCGGCTGCCGGCAATAACAAGGACTTCAACGCTATGAAAGGACGTGCCTTCTTTACGGGCATGGGGCTCGCGGCTGCATTGACGCTGGCTGGCTGGCCGCAACCGGCGTCGGCCGCTACGCTCGACGGCGCCACTTTGTCGGCGTTGTGGGGGCTGCCGTTCGCGGGCGTGCTGCTGTCGATCGCCGTGTTTCCGCTGATCGCGCCGGCGTTCTGGCATCACCATTTCGGCAAGATCGCGGCTGCGTGGGCGCTCGTGTTCCTCGTGCCGTTCGCGCTCAGCTTCGGTGCCGGCGCAGCGTTCGGCACGCTCGTGCATGCGCTGCTCGAAGAATACATTCCGTTCATTGTCTTGCTGACGGCGCTGTACACCGTGGCGGGCGGTATCTGCGTGCACGGCAATCTGCATGGCACGCCGCGTCTGAACACGGGGATTCTCGCGCTCGGCACGGTGCTGGCGAGCATCATGGGCACCACCGGCGCGGCCATGCTGCTGATCCGCCCGTTATTGCGCGCCAACGACAATCGCCGGCACGTGGTTCATGTGGTCGTGTTCTTTATCTTCCTGGTGGCGAACGCGGGCGGCTCGCTCTCGCCATTGGGCGACCCGCCGCTCTTCCTCGGCTTTCTGCAGGGCGTGGGCTTCTTCTGGACCACCGTGCATCTGGCGCTGCCGATGCTGTTCGTCTGCGGCGTGTTGCTGTTCGGGTTCTATGCGCTCGATTCGTACTATTTTCATCGGCGCGAGGAAGAGCGCTCGCGCTTTCTCGATCCCACGCCTGATTCGCCGCTGCTCGGCATGGATGGAAAGATCAATTTTGCGCTTCTTGCCGCGGTGGTCGCGCTCGTGCTGATGAGCGGACTGTGGAAGCCGGGCGTGGAGTTCGACGTGTTCGGCACGCACGTGGCGTTGCAGAATGCCGTGCGCGATATCGCGTTGCTCGGCGTCACGCTGCTCTCGTTGGCGCTCACGCCGCGCGCGGCTCGCGCGGGCAACGACTTCAACTGGGCGCCGATCGAAGAAGTGGCCAAGCTGTTCGCCGGCATCTTCGTGACGATCGCGCCGGTCATCACGATTCTGCGCGCGGGCGAGGCGGGCGCCTTCGCCGGCATCGTCCATCTGGTTAATGACGCGTCGGGCCGGCCGCACGACTTGATGTACTTCTGGATGACCGGGCTGCTATCTTCGTTTCTCGATAACGCACCGACTTACCTCGTGTTCTTCAACCTGGCCGGCGGCGACGCGCAAACGCTCATGACCACCGGCGCCACCACGCTCGCGGCGATCTCAGCCGGCGCGGTGTTCATGGGCGCGAACACGTATATCGGCAATGCGCCGAACTTCATGGTGAAGGCCATCGCGGAATCGCGCGGCGTTCGCATGCCCGGGTTTTTCGCCTATCTGGGCTGGTCCGCCGCGGTGTTGCTGCCGCTGTTTCTCGTTACCGGCTGGCTCTTTTTTTGACGCCGAGGCATTTGAACTCGACACGCTATACGGAGAATTGCAATGCAAAAGATCCTCGTCGCCCGTCCGATTTTTCCCGATGTGATCGAACGGCTCAAACAGTATTTCGACGTCGACTGGAATCAGGGCGACGTATTGCCTGCCGACGAGCTGGCTCGCCGTCTCGCGGATAAGGACGGCGCGCTGACCGCGGGCGATCCGGTCGGCGCGGAGGTGCTCGCGGCGGCGCCGCGTCTGCGCGTGGTGTCGAATATGGCGGTGGGTTACAACAACTTCGACATCGCCGCCTTCAACGCGGCCAACGTGCTCGGCACCAATACGCCAGACGTGCTGAACGAATCGACGGCGGACTTCGGCTGGGCGTTGATGATGGCGGCGGCGCGCCGCATCGCCGAATCGGAGCACTGGCTGCGCGCGGGCAAATGGCGGAAGTGGGCGTATGACGGCTTTCTCGGCAGCGATCTGTATGGCTCGACGCTCGGCGTGATCGGCATGGGCCGGATCGGCCAGGCGCTGGCACGTCGTGCCAGGGGCTTCAACATGCAGGTGATTTATCACAATCGTTCGCGTGTTGCGTCGGAGATCGAGGCCGAGCTGAATGCTGAATACGCGTCCAAGCAGGACCTGTTGCGGCGTGCCGATCACGTCGTGCTGGTTCTTCCGTACACGAAGGAAAGCCATCACACGATCGGCGCGGCCGAACTCGCGTTGATGAAGCCGACCGCGACGCTCACCAACATCGCACGCGGCGGCATCGTCGACGACGCGGCGCTGGTCGAGGCGCTGCGCTCCAGGCAAATCGCGGCCGCCGGTCTCGATGTGTTCGAAGGCGAGCCGAATCTGAATCAGGACTTGCTGAGCGTGCCGAACGTCGTGCTGACGCCGCACATTGCCAGCGCCACTGAAGCCACGCGCCGCGCCATGGCGAATCTTGCCGCGGACAATCTGATCGCGGGCCTGGGCGAAGGCCCGCGCGCGGGCCGGCCGCCGAATCCGGTCAATCCCGAGGTCATCGGCAAGGCGCGTTCATGACCATGATTCTGGTGGCGGCCGTCGCGGTGCTCGCGGTCGCATTGGTCATCGCGCTGGCCTTGCTGATGCGTGGGCATGGCCGTGCGGCAGACAGCGAGCAGTTCGAACTGCTCAACGAGCGCATGGACGCCGCGACCGACGCGCAAGCGCACGCCTACGAGCGTCTCGAACG from Paraburkholderia aromaticivorans includes:
- a CDS encoding LutC/YkgG family protein, coding for MDTSIARRNILARIRAAQGREPEPSAVEREAAADYVARHPAGPRPEMPADLVARFIEEARKMATTVDSVQALSDVPAAAHRYLVQHALPLQAIAWQTLQELHWAEAGLSVEFRKPQDGDVVGLTGCFCATAETGTLVLLSGPETYASAGLLPETHIAIVPASRIVSGHEEAFGLIRKERGELPRAVNFVSGPSRTGDIEQTIVLGAHGPYRVHVIVVQGA
- a CDS encoding sodium:proton antiporter — protein: MKGRAFFTGMGLAAALTLAGWPQPASAATLDGATLSALWGLPFAGVLLSIAVFPLIAPAFWHHHFGKIAAAWALVFLVPFALSFGAGAAFGTLVHALLEEYIPFIVLLTALYTVAGGICVHGNLHGTPRLNTGILALGTVLASIMGTTGAAMLLIRPLLRANDNRRHVVHVVVFFIFLVANAGGSLSPLGDPPLFLGFLQGVGFFWTTVHLALPMLFVCGVLLFGFYALDSYYFHRREEERSRFLDPTPDSPLLGMDGKINFALLAAVVALVLMSGLWKPGVEFDVFGTHVALQNAVRDIALLGVTLLSLALTPRAARAGNDFNWAPIEEVAKLFAGIFVTIAPVITILRAGEAGAFAGIVHLVNDASGRPHDLMYFWMTGLLSSFLDNAPTYLVFFNLAGGDAQTLMTTGATTLAAISAGAVFMGANTYIGNAPNFMVKAIAESRGVRMPGFFAYLGWSAAVLLPLFLVTGWLFF
- a CDS encoding 2-hydroxyacid dehydrogenase; amino-acid sequence: MQKILVARPIFPDVIERLKQYFDVDWNQGDVLPADELARRLADKDGALTAGDPVGAEVLAAAPRLRVVSNMAVGYNNFDIAAFNAANVLGTNTPDVLNESTADFGWALMMAAARRIAESEHWLRAGKWRKWAYDGFLGSDLYGSTLGVIGMGRIGQALARRARGFNMQVIYHNRSRVASEIEAELNAEYASKQDLLRRADHVVLVLPYTKESHHTIGAAELALMKPTATLTNIARGGIVDDAALVEALRSRQIAAAGLDVFEGEPNLNQDLLSVPNVVLTPHIASATEATRRAMANLAADNLIAGLGEGPRAGRPPNPVNPEVIGKARS